ggcaggtgaatgccagggcacgtcagggataagtgcattataccgctgtggaggaagtgtccgccggagaagttgtcacggctggtatgtttctcgtcaacaagcatcccgctgttgttttatttgattcaggagcttctcattcatttatgagtcaagcatttgcatctagacatNNNNNNNNNNNNNNNNNNNNNNNNNNNNNNNNNNNNNNNNNNNNNNNNNNNNNNNNNNNNNNNNNNNNNNNNNNNNNNNNNNNNNNNNNNNNNNNNNNNNCGCTGAAGACTGTGAGCCACAACCCACCTTCGCCGCCAGTCTTGGGAAAGACatcccttgatccaccgtccccttgacgcaGCACAGAAGCCATTTCACTGCAATCCAATGATCCTcgcggggatcctccatgaaccGACTGACATACCTGACCGCAAACGTGATGTCCGGCCAAGTATGACTCAAATACCGTAGCCCACCGACGTGTCCGACCAGGTATGAGTCAGATACTGCAGCCCGCCGACGATCCTCCGGTAACGCGTCGCGTCCACCTTCACCACGGTGCTGTTCTTTGACAGCTTCAGCCTTTTCTCCATTGGATTCACGCACAGCTTGCAGTCTACCATGTCGCCACGCTCTAGTAGCTTCTTCACGTAGGCGTGCTGGCCTAGGGAGATGGAATCGCTCCCCTgcttcacctcgatgccgaggtagtagaagAGTTGACCGAGGTCGCTCATGTGGAACCGAgccaccatctcacgcttgaaggtcatcgatgtcctccgcacgcgctcTAGTGATGATCATGTCTTCCACATACacaccgacgacgagctcctcctttccCGTAGCcatgtgtagagcgcgtgctctgtTGCACAGCATGCGGACCCAAGCGGGTGTAGcgtggcgtcgagcttggcgttccacgcccaTGGGGCTAGCCGCAGCCTGTAAAGCGCCTTGCATAGCCATAGCACCTTGTGTTCCGCTCCCTTGACGGCAAAGCCCAGAGCTTGCTTGATGAAAATCGTCTTCACCAGCTCACCATTAAGGAACACCGATTTCATGTCCAGGTGGTGAACGCGCGTAGAGCCAGCAGCAGGCGGACGGACTCCATGCGCGCCACCAAcgtaaagacttcctcgaagtcgatgccctcacgttGGATGAAGCCGAGGGCAATgaggcgtgccttgtgcttgacgatggcgccgcgctcgtcccgcttcaccttgtagacccacttcagcCCAATCGGCCGGTAGCTTAGAGGTGGATCAATGAGCACCCACGTCTCATTGTCTTCAatggccttcatctcctccaacatTGCCCGCCTCCAATTGGCATCCTGCTCGGCCTGCGCAAACGTGGGTGGCTCCTCTGCGCTGACAAGGAGTAGCTCCTAATCACCGAGTAGTTGGCTTGCCAAGCCCGGTGCAGCCGAGTCGCCGACGAGGTTGTCCATGGTGCGGAAGcgcacctcctcaccgtcgtggaaggCGTCCACGTACTCGTCGATGTTGCTTGGAGGAGAGGCGAGCTTGACCGGCGTCGTTGGAGGCATCCCTTGTCCTaccggatttttttttaattttaacacttttttgaaactaatttta
The nucleotide sequence above comes from Miscanthus floridulus cultivar M001 chromosome 18, ASM1932011v1, whole genome shotgun sequence. Encoded proteins:
- the LOC136524644 gene encoding uncharacterized mitochondrial protein AtMg00810-like, whose amino-acid sequence is MTFKREMVARFHMSDLGQLFYYLGIEVKQGSDSISLGQHAYVKKLLERGDMVDCKLCVNPMEKRLKLSKNSTVVKVDATRYRRIVGGLQYVSRFMEDPREDHWIAVKWLLCCVKGTVDQGMSFPRLAAKSELSVVEA